A portion of the Toxoplasma gondii ME49 chromosome VIIb, whole genome shotgun sequence genome contains these proteins:
- a CDS encoding hypothetical protein (encoded by transcript TGME49_259540~Signal peptide predicted by SignalP 2.0 HMM (probability 0.996) with cleavage site probability 0.470 at residue 16): MLAFGLVLILVRCIWSLQLCAVKCAHTDIAAYPVDFSISLESCGVLCERRSRPLFHSTGVSRGFLDSHLFFLDLWHVCALNVCGFVNLQCGLVSYFLLLESPARLTHWTLSPVSSNRPQFFSRKVCASRSILPQLNTREAVPYLLRLTNF; encoded by the coding sequence ATGCTCGCTTTCGGGCTGGTGCTAATTCTCGTTAGATGCATCTGGTCCCTGCAGCTGTGTGCTGTAAAATGTGCGCATACAGACATCGCGGCGTATCCAGTAGACTTCAGTATTTCCCTCGAGTCGTGCGGGGTTTTGTGTGAGCGTCGATCGAGGCCATTGTTTCATAGCACTGGGGTTTCCCGAGGTTTTCTGGATTCCCATCTGTTTTTTTTAGATTTGTGGCATGTATGTGCTCTAAACGTCTGCGGATTTGTAAACCTTCAGTGTGGACTCGTGAGTTATTTCCTTTTGCTCGAGTCCCCTGCTCGATTAACCCATTGGACATTGTCCCCCGTAAGTTCGAATCGTCCgcagtttttttctcgaaaaGTCTGTGCAAGTCGCTCTATTCTGCCTCAGTTGAACACACGTGAAGCGGTTCCCTATCTGCTCAGACTTACTAATTTTTGA